The following proteins are encoded in a genomic region of Sneathiella marina:
- the xdhB gene encoding xanthine dehydrogenase molybdopterin binding subunit has product MHNPSPASEIKGTVYKGLAHDSAAKQVAGEAAYIDDIAEPKDMLMLYVAQSEKAHARVLKLDVSAVRTAPGVAAVLTAGDVPGINDASPIAGDDPLFAEGLVECVGQSLFAVAADTLEQARSAAGLAVVEYEELPALLTVEQAIAAESFVLPSREIVRGNPAEAIKGAPHRISKRMEIGGQEHFYLEGQVAFAIPGEDGDVFVYSSTQHPTEVQHNVAKVLKVADHSIITEIRRMGGAFGGKETQGAWYAAMAALAAVKTGRPAKIRLDRDDDMVMTGKRHDFVVNFEAGFDDDGRILGADFVFASRCGRSVDLSASINDRAMFHADNCYFLENVSIISHRCKTHTVSNTAFRGFGGPQGMLAPERMMDAIASYLKKDPLEVRKINLYGKTDRNVTPYQMTVEDNVAPEIIDALVASSNYVARREAIREFNQTSPVLKKGISLTPVKFGISFTATHLNQAGALLHVYTDGSAMINHGGTEMGQGLYTKVAQVVAEILQIDVGKVKITATRTDKVPNTSPTAASSGSDLNGKAAEAAAKTIKERLIAFAADHYDVDEEAVVFLPNRVRVGPEEMAFKDLVQAAYMNRISLSATGYYRTPKIHYDAATLSGRPFYYFAYGASVSEVVIDTLTGENKVVAVDILHDAGKSLNPDIDKGQIEGGFIQGMGWLTTEELYFDAQGVLKTHAPSTYKIPACSDRPEIFNMEIFEDGVNVEDTIFKSKAVGEPPLMLAISALSAITDAVSSVSDYEQYPDLDAPATPERILMAVRDMQKSRRNPATIEAAQ; this is encoded by the coding sequence ATGCATAACCCCTCCCCTGCATCCGAAATCAAGGGCACCGTTTATAAGGGCCTTGCCCATGACAGCGCCGCCAAGCAGGTTGCCGGCGAGGCTGCCTATATCGACGACATCGCCGAACCCAAAGATATGTTGATGTTGTATGTGGCGCAAAGTGAAAAAGCACATGCGCGTGTGCTCAAGCTTGATGTCTCTGCTGTCAGGACCGCTCCCGGTGTTGCCGCTGTTCTTACAGCCGGCGATGTGCCCGGTATCAATGACGCCTCCCCCATTGCAGGTGATGATCCTTTATTCGCGGAAGGTCTTGTCGAATGTGTTGGCCAATCCCTCTTCGCGGTGGCCGCCGACACCCTTGAACAAGCCCGGTCCGCAGCCGGTCTGGCGGTTGTTGAGTATGAAGAGCTTCCGGCACTGCTGACGGTCGAGCAAGCCATCGCAGCGGAGTCCTTTGTCCTGCCTTCTCGGGAAATAGTCCGCGGCAATCCGGCTGAGGCCATCAAGGGCGCCCCGCATCGGATCAGCAAGCGTATGGAAATTGGTGGACAGGAGCATTTCTATCTGGAAGGCCAGGTGGCGTTTGCGATTCCCGGCGAAGATGGCGACGTTTTCGTTTATTCGTCGACCCAGCATCCGACAGAGGTCCAGCATAATGTCGCCAAGGTCCTGAAAGTCGCCGATCATTCCATTATCACCGAAATCCGCCGTATGGGGGGCGCATTCGGCGGCAAGGAAACACAAGGTGCCTGGTATGCGGCCATGGCGGCATTGGCCGCCGTGAAAACCGGACGCCCTGCGAAAATCCGGCTGGATCGTGACGATGATATGGTCATGACCGGCAAGCGTCATGATTTCGTCGTCAATTTTGAAGCCGGCTTCGATGATGATGGCCGTATTCTGGGGGCGGATTTTGTCTTTGCCTCACGATGCGGGCGCTCCGTCGATCTGTCAGCCTCCATTAATGATCGCGCCATGTTTCACGCGGATAACTGCTATTTTCTGGAAAATGTTTCCATCATCTCTCATCGCTGCAAAACGCATACCGTCTCCAATACCGCCTTTCGCGGATTCGGCGGGCCACAAGGCATGCTGGCACCGGAACGGATGATGGATGCCATTGCGTCTTACCTGAAAAAGGATCCTTTGGAGGTGCGTAAAATCAATCTGTATGGCAAGACAGATCGAAATGTTACCCCCTATCAGATGACCGTCGAGGACAATGTGGCACCGGAAATAATCGACGCGCTCGTCGCCTCTTCCAATTACGTGGCCCGGCGTGAGGCCATCCGCGAATTTAACCAGACCAGCCCCGTATTGAAAAAGGGTATTTCATTGACCCCGGTGAAGTTCGGCATTTCCTTTACGGCCACGCATCTGAATCAGGCTGGCGCCTTGTTGCATGTGTATACGGACGGCAGTGCCATGATCAATCATGGCGGAACGGAAATGGGGCAGGGCCTTTATACAAAAGTCGCACAAGTTGTTGCGGAAATACTGCAAATCGATGTGGGCAAGGTCAAAATTACGGCCACACGGACGGACAAGGTGCCAAACACGTCCCCCACAGCGGCCTCATCCGGATCAGACCTAAACGGCAAGGCAGCCGAAGCGGCAGCAAAAACAATCAAGGAGCGGCTTATTGCATTTGCCGCAGACCATTATGATGTAGACGAAGAAGCTGTTGTCTTCCTCCCCAACCGGGTTCGCGTTGGCCCGGAAGAAATGGCTTTTAAAGATCTGGTGCAAGCTGCCTATATGAACCGGATTTCACTGTCCGCGACAGGATACTATCGTACACCAAAAATCCATTATGATGCCGCCACCTTATCCGGGCGCCCATTTTACTATTTCGCCTATGGCGCGTCGGTCTCAGAAGTTGTCATCGACACGCTGACAGGTGAAAACAAGGTGGTCGCCGTTGATATTCTGCATGACGCGGGCAAGAGCCTGAATCCGGATATCGACAAAGGCCAGATCGAAGGCGGATTTATCCAGGGCATGGGCTGGCTGACAACGGAAGAGCTGTATTTTGATGCGCAGGGCGTTCTTAAAACCCACGCGCCTTCCACGTATAAAATTCCGGCCTGCAGTGATCGGCCCGAGATTTTCAATATGGAGATCTTTGAAGATGGCGTAAATGTTGAGGATACAATTTTTAAATCCAAGGCAGTCGGGGAACCGCCCTTGATGCTCGCCATCTCCGCGCTTTCGGCAATCACCGATGCTGTCAGCAGTGTATCGGATTATGAACAATATCCCGATCTGGATGCCCCGGCGACGCCCGAGCGGATCCTTATGGCTGTTCGCGACATGCAAAAGTCGCGACGTAACCCGGCAACGATTGAGGCGGCTCAATGA
- the xdhA gene encoding xanthine dehydrogenase small subunit, with protein sequence MRQTLRFVHRGEIVEMEDVDPTKTVLNFLRYEQALTGTKEGCAEGDCGACSVVVGEIVEGDLRYQAVNACIQFLPTLDGKELITVEDLKSEDGGLHPVQEAMVARHGTQCGFCTPGFVMSMFAEMHSSDNPDRGHIDNVLAGNLCRCTGYGPIIQAAQDIAADKPRDKFHEQSTATLELLARLENDPGLHLSFDGRQYFAPKTSADLAEILGKNPEATILAGATDVGLWVTKLHRELATVVYVGQIAELKTMSVDEGELSIGAGVTYSEAWATIASHYPDFGELIRRIASTQIRNTGTIGGNIANGSPIGDTPPALIVLNARLRLRSAEGFRDIPLEDFFIEYGKQDLRTGEFVERLFLPLPEKDTRFSTYKISKRFDQDISAVCAAFHLSLNDNKVDGIRICYGGMAGTPLRAKKTEAALLGQDWSLDAVERAMRTMTEDYQPMSDMRASKDYRMMSAQNLLKKFFIETTAPDVNTRIVGEGSLAYA encoded by the coding sequence ATGAGACAAACACTACGCTTCGTTCACAGAGGTGAAATCGTTGAGATGGAAGATGTCGATCCGACAAAAACCGTCTTGAATTTCCTCCGCTATGAACAGGCGCTCACCGGGACCAAGGAAGGATGCGCGGAAGGCGATTGCGGTGCCTGCAGCGTCGTTGTCGGTGAAATCGTTGAGGGAGACTTGCGGTATCAGGCGGTCAATGCCTGTATCCAGTTCCTGCCCACATTGGACGGCAAGGAGCTGATAACAGTTGAAGACCTGAAATCCGAAGACGGCGGCCTGCACCCGGTACAAGAAGCAATGGTGGCCCGTCATGGCACCCAATGTGGTTTCTGCACGCCGGGTTTTGTCATGTCGATGTTCGCGGAAATGCATTCCAGCGACAACCCCGATCGCGGCCATATCGACAATGTGCTGGCCGGAAACCTTTGCCGTTGCACCGGATATGGCCCAATAATTCAGGCAGCCCAGGATATTGCCGCAGACAAGCCCCGGGACAAATTCCATGAACAGTCAACAGCAACGCTTGAATTATTGGCCAGGCTGGAAAATGATCCGGGCCTGCACCTGTCCTTTGACGGCCGTCAGTATTTCGCACCAAAAACCAGTGCCGACCTAGCTGAAATTCTGGGCAAAAACCCGGAAGCAACAATTCTCGCCGGTGCGACGGATGTCGGCCTATGGGTCACCAAGCTGCATCGTGAACTTGCAACCGTTGTCTATGTGGGCCAGATCGCTGAACTGAAAACCATGTCGGTTGACGAAGGCGAACTCAGCATCGGTGCCGGCGTCACCTATAGTGAGGCCTGGGCGACAATTGCCTCTCATTATCCCGATTTCGGTGAATTGATCCGCCGTATTGCGTCAACCCAGATCCGGAATACAGGCACCATCGGTGGCAATATAGCAAATGGCTCGCCGATCGGGGATACGCCTCCGGCCCTGATTGTCCTCAATGCCCGGCTGCGGCTGCGATCTGCCGAAGGATTCCGCGATATTCCACTGGAAGACTTCTTTATCGAATATGGAAAACAGGATCTGCGGACGGGCGAATTTGTCGAACGGCTCTTTTTACCCCTACCTGAAAAAGACACCCGCTTTTCGACTTACAAGATATCAAAGCGCTTTGATCAGGATATCTCGGCGGTTTGTGCGGCATTCCATTTATCGCTCAATGACAATAAAGTTGACGGCATTCGTATTTGTTACGGTGGCATGGCCGGAACCCCCTTGCGCGCAAAGAAAACAGAGGCAGCGCTGCTTGGACAGGACTGGTCGCTTGACGCCGTTGAACGGGCCATGCGGACCATGACAGAGGATTACCAGCCCATGTCTGATATGCGGGCCAGTAAAGACTACCGGATGATGAGCGCCCAAAATCTGTTGAAAAAATTCTTTATTGAAACAACCGCTCCAGACGTCAACACCCGCATCGTCGGAGAAGGGAGCTTGGCCTATGCATAA